In one Salipiger abyssi genomic region, the following are encoded:
- the rpsJ gene encoding 30S ribosomal protein S10 — MQSQNIRIRLKAFDYRVLDASTQEIVNTAKRTGAQVRGPIPLPNKIEKFTVLRGPHVNKKSRDQFEIRTHKRLLDIVDPTPQTVDALMKLDLAAGVDVEIKV, encoded by the coding sequence ATGCAAAGCCAGAACATTCGCATCCGGCTCAAGGCGTTCGATTACCGCGTCCTCGATGCATCGACGCAGGAGATCGTGAACACCGCCAAACGGACGGGCGCGCAGGTGCGCGGGCCGATTCCGCTGCCGAACAAGATCGAGAAATTCACCGTTCTGCGTGGCCCCCACGTGAACAAGAAATCCCGCGACCAGTTCGAGATCCGCACCCACAAGCGGCTGCTCGACATCGTGGACCCGACCCCGCAGACGGTGGACGCGCTGATGAAGCTCGACCTCGCCGCCGGCGTGGATGTCGAGATCAAGGTGTAA
- the tuf gene encoding elongation factor Tu, with amino-acid sequence MAKEKFERGKPHCNIGTIGHVDHGKTTLTAAITKYFGDFRAYDQIDGAPEEKARGITISTAHVEYETENRHYAHVDCPGHADYVKNMITGAAQMDGAILVVNAADGPMPQTREHILLGRQVGIPAMVVFLNKVDQVDDEELLELVEMEVRELLSEYDFPGDDVPIIAGSALAAMEGRDPEIGENKIRELMAAVDEYIPQPERAVDQPFLMPIEDVFSISGRGTVVTGRVERGVVNVGDELEIVGIRDTRKTTCTGVEMFRKLLDRGEAGDNIGALLRGIDRDGVERGQVLCKPGSVKPHTKFECEVYILTKDEGGRHTPFFANYRPQFYFRTTDVTGTVTLPEGTEMVMPGDNLKFTVELIAPIAMEDGLRFAIREGGRTVGSGVVSKILE; translated from the coding sequence ATGGCAAAGGAAAAGTTTGAGCGCGGCAAACCGCACTGCAACATCGGCACGATCGGTCACGTTGACCACGGCAAGACGACGCTGACGGCGGCGATCACGAAGTATTTCGGTGACTTCCGCGCCTACGACCAGATCGACGGCGCGCCGGAAGAGAAAGCCCGCGGCATCACGATCTCGACCGCTCACGTGGAATACGAGACCGAGAACCGTCACTACGCCCACGTCGACTGCCCCGGCCACGCCGACTATGTGAAGAACATGATCACCGGCGCCGCGCAGATGGACGGCGCGATCCTGGTGGTGAACGCCGCCGACGGCCCGATGCCGCAGACCCGCGAGCACATCCTGCTCGGCCGTCAGGTGGGCATCCCCGCGATGGTGGTGTTCCTCAACAAGGTCGACCAGGTGGACGATGAGGAACTGCTCGAGCTGGTCGAGATGGAAGTGCGCGAGCTGCTCTCCGAATACGACTTCCCGGGCGACGACGTTCCGATCATCGCGGGCTCGGCGCTTGCGGCGATGGAAGGCCGCGATCCGGAAATCGGCGAGAACAAGATCCGCGAACTGATGGCCGCTGTGGACGAGTACATCCCGCAGCCCGAGCGCGCTGTCGACCAGCCGTTCCTGATGCCGATCGAAGACGTGTTCTCGATCTCGGGCCGCGGCACCGTGGTCACCGGCCGTGTGGAGCGTGGCGTTGTGAACGTCGGCGACGAACTGGAAATCGTCGGCATCCGCGACACCCGCAAGACCACCTGCACCGGTGTGGAAATGTTCCGCAAGCTGCTCGACCGCGGTGAAGCCGGCGACAACATCGGCGCGCTGCTGCGCGGCATCGACCGTGACGGCGTCGAGCGTGGCCAGGTTCTCTGCAAGCCGGGCTCGGTGAAACCGCACACCAAGTTCGAGTGCGAGGTCTACATCCTGACCAAGGACGAGGGTGGCCGTCACACGCCGTTCTTTGCGAACTACCGTCCGCAGTTCTACTTCCGCACGACGGACGTGACCGGCACCGTGACGCTGCCCGAGGGCACCGAGATGGTGATGCCGGGCGACAACCTGAAGTTCACGGTTGAGCTGATCGCGCCGATCGCCATGGAAGACGGCCTGCGCTTCGCCATCCGCGAAGGTGGCCGCACCGTCGGCTCCGGCGTCGTCTCCAAGATCCTCGAGTGA
- the fusA gene encoding elongation factor G: protein MAREYPLERYRNFGIMAHIDAGKTTTTERILFYTGRSHKIGEVHDGAATMDWMEQEQERGITITSAATTTFWQWQEDPTAEGTSDTKFRYNIIDTPGHVDFTIEVERSLAVLDGAIALLDGNAGVEPQTETVWRQADRYKVPRLVFVNKMDKIGADFFNCVKMIKDRTGAIPVPVNFPIGAEDQLEGIVDLVTMEEWVWKGEDLGASWVRGPIRDDLKATADEWRSHLIEHAVEQDDDAMEAYLEGEEPDIPTLRNLIRKGTLSLSFVPVLGGSAFKNKGVQPLLNAVVDFLPGPLDVPPYMGFSPDDETETRNIERHANDDEPFSGLAFKIMNDPFVGSLTFTRIYSGKMNKGDSILNSTKGKKERIGRMMMMHSNNREEIEEAFAGDIIALAGLKETTTGDTLCAANSPVVLETMTFPDPVIEIAVEPKTKNDQEKMSQGLARLAAEDPSFRVETDLESGQTIMKGMGELHLDILVDRLKREFKVEANIGAPQVAYRETIGHEIEHTYTHKKQSGGSGQFAEVKLVISPTEPGEGYSFESKIVGGAVPKEYIPGVEKGIKSVMDSGPLAGFPVIDFKVALIDGKFHDVDSSVLAFEIASRMCMREGLRKAGAKLLEPMMKVEVITPEEYTGSIIGDLTSRRGQVSGQEPRGNAVAIAAFVPLANMFGYINTLRSMSSGRAQFTMQFDHYDPVPQNISDEIQAKYA, encoded by the coding sequence ATGGCACGCGAATATCCGCTGGAGCGCTACCGCAACTTCGGGATCATGGCCCACATCGACGCGGGCAAGACCACGACGACCGAGCGCATCCTCTTCTACACCGGCCGGTCCCACAAGATCGGTGAAGTTCACGATGGCGCCGCCACCATGGACTGGATGGAGCAGGAGCAGGAACGCGGGATCACCATCACCTCGGCCGCCACCACCACCTTCTGGCAGTGGCAGGAAGATCCGACCGCCGAGGGCACCTCGGACACCAAGTTCCGCTACAACATCATCGACACTCCCGGCCACGTTGACTTCACCATCGAAGTCGAGCGTTCGCTGGCCGTGCTCGACGGTGCCATCGCGCTGCTGGACGGTAACGCCGGCGTCGAGCCGCAGACCGAGACCGTGTGGCGTCAGGCCGACCGCTACAAGGTTCCGCGTCTGGTGTTCGTCAACAAGATGGACAAGATCGGTGCCGACTTCTTCAACTGCGTGAAGATGATCAAGGACCGCACCGGCGCGATCCCGGTTCCGGTCAACTTCCCGATCGGCGCCGAAGACCAGCTCGAAGGCATCGTCGACCTCGTGACCATGGAAGAATGGGTCTGGAAGGGCGAAGATCTGGGCGCCTCCTGGGTGCGCGGTCCGATCCGTGACGACCTCAAGGCCACCGCCGACGAATGGCGTTCGCACCTGATCGAGCACGCCGTCGAGCAAGACGACGACGCGATGGAAGCCTATCTGGAAGGCGAAGAGCCCGACATCCCCACCCTGCGGAACCTGATCCGCAAGGGCACGCTGTCGCTGTCCTTCGTTCCGGTTCTGGGTGGCTCCGCCTTCAAGAACAAGGGCGTCCAGCCGCTGCTCAACGCCGTGGTCGACTTCCTGCCCGGTCCGCTCGACGTGCCGCCCTATATGGGCTTCTCGCCGGACGACGAGACCGAAACCCGGAACATCGAGCGTCATGCGAATGACGACGAGCCGTTCTCGGGCCTCGCCTTCAAGATCATGAACGACCCGTTCGTGGGCTCGCTCACCTTCACCCGGATCTATTCGGGCAAGATGAACAAGGGCGACTCGATCCTGAACTCGACCAAGGGCAAGAAAGAGCGCATCGGTCGTATGATGATGATGCACTCGAACAACCGCGAAGAGATCGAAGAAGCCTTTGCAGGCGACATCATCGCGCTGGCCGGTCTGAAAGAGACCACCACCGGTGACACGCTCTGCGCGGCCAACTCGCCGGTGGTTCTGGAAACCATGACCTTCCCGGATCCGGTGATCGAGATCGCGGTCGAGCCGAAGACCAAGAACGACCAGGAGAAGATGTCCCAGGGTCTGGCCCGTCTGGCCGCCGAAGACCCGTCCTTCCGCGTCGAGACCGACCTCGAGTCCGGTCAGACCATCATGAAGGGCATGGGCGAACTTCACCTCGACATTCTGGTCGACCGCCTGAAGCGCGAGTTCAAGGTCGAGGCGAACATCGGTGCGCCGCAGGTGGCCTATCGCGAGACCATCGGTCACGAGATCGAGCACACCTACACCCACAAGAAACAGTCGGGTGGCTCGGGTCAGTTCGCCGAGGTCAAGCTGGTCATCAGCCCCACAGAGCCGGGCGAAGGCTACTCGTTCGAGAGCAAGATCGTCGGCGGTGCCGTGCCCAAGGAATACATCCCGGGCGTGGAAAAAGGCATCAAGTCGGTGATGGATTCCGGTCCGCTCGCGGGCTTCCCGGTGATCGACTTCAAAGTCGCGCTGATCGACGGCAAGTTCCACGACGTGGACTCCTCGGTCCTGGCCTTCGAGATCGCCTCGCGGATGTGCATGCGCGAAGGTCTGCGCAAGGCCGGCGCCAAGCTGCTCGAGCCGATGATGAAGGTCGAGGTGATCACGCCGGAAGAATATACCGGTTCGATCATCGGCGATCTCACCTCCCGTCGCGGGCAGGTGTCGGGGCAGGAGCCGCGCGGCAACGCCGTGGCAATCGCCGCCTTCGTGCCGCTGGCCAACATGTTCGGCTACATCAACACCCTGCGCTCCATGTCCTCGGGCCGCGCGCAGTTCACGATGCAGTTCGACCATTACGATCCGGTGCCGCAGAACATCTCCGACGAGATCCAGGCGAAATACGCATAA
- the rpsG gene encoding 30S ribosomal protein S7 yields MSRRHAAEKREVLPDAKYGDVVLTKFMNNLMIDGKKSVAEKIVYNALDRVETKVKRAPVEVFHEALDNIKPAVEVRSRRVGGATYQVPVEVRPERREALAIRWLITASRSRNENTMEERLAGELLDAVQSRGSAVKKREDTHKMADANKAFSHYRW; encoded by the coding sequence ATGTCTCGTCGTCACGCCGCAGAGAAGCGCGAAGTCCTGCCCGACGCCAAGTATGGCGATGTCGTGCTGACCAAGTTCATGAACAACCTGATGATCGACGGCAAAAAGTCGGTCGCGGAGAAAATCGTCTACAACGCGCTCGACCGGGTCGAAACCAAGGTCAAGCGCGCGCCGGTGGAAGTGTTCCACGAGGCGCTGGACAACATCAAGCCGGCCGTCGAGGTTCGCTCGCGCCGTGTGGGCGGTGCCACCTATCAGGTGCCCGTCGAAGTGCGCCCCGAGCGCCGCGAAGCTCTCGCCATCCGCTGGCTGATCACCGCATCGCGCTCGCGCAACGAGAACACCATGGAAGAGCGCCTGGCGGGCGAGCTTCTGGACGCTGTGCAATCCCGCGGCTCCGCCGTGAAGAAGCGCGAAGACACTCACAAGATGGCCGACGCCAACAAAGCGTTCAGCCACTACCGCTGGTAA
- the rpsL gene encoding 30S ribosomal protein S12 produces the protein MPTIQQLIRKPRQPKIKRSKSQHLEQCPQKRGVCTRVYTTTPKKPNSAMRKVAKVRLTNGFEVISYIPGESHNLQEHSVVLIRGGRVKDLPGVRYHILRGVLDTQGVKDRKQRRSKYGAKRPK, from the coding sequence ATGCCCACGATCCAGCAGCTGATCCGCAAGCCGCGGCAGCCGAAAATCAAACGCTCGAAGTCGCAGCACCTGGAGCAATGCCCGCAGAAGCGCGGCGTCTGCACCCGCGTCTACACCACGACGCCGAAAAAGCCGAACTCCGCAATGCGGAAGGTCGCCAAGGTGCGCCTGACCAACGGCTTCGAGGTGATCAGCTACATCCCGGGCGAAAGCCACAACCTGCAAGAGCACTCGGTTGTGCTCATCCGTGGCGGCCGTGTGAAAGACCTTCCCGGTGTGCGTTACCACATCCTGCGCGGTGTGCTGGATACCCAGGGCGTCAAAGACCGGAAGCAGCGTCGCTCCAAGTACGGCGCGAAGCGTCCGAAATAA